CCCGGACAGCCCACACAAACAGAACGCTGGCAGGGCCGCTCCCATGGGCGCCTGTCCTGCCCACCCAACACCCACGCTCGGGCCTCCCATCAACAGCACTCCTAACTGAGCAAACACACCGAGCCATGCCCGGCCGGGGACATGAGGGTGCCCGGGGCTGACTCAGCAGCCAGCCGGCCAGCCAGCCACGGAGCAGCCACAGGCTTCTGGCCATCACTGACCTCCAAGGGCAGAAGCAGCCCCGATGCCCCTGACCTGCAAACTGTCTTCCCCGAGGCCGCCTGACCTCCCTGCTGCCAGGTGAAAACTGCCCTCAGCTCACTGCGTGTCATCAGACGCCCTCTGCCCTCCCGGGGTGCCGTCCTGCCCCTCTGGTCTCAAGGACACAGCCTAGCAGaagtgtgtgcgcgcgtgcacacacacacacacatgcatacacatgcacacaggctCCCTGCTTACCTTCCTTCCAACCAGCCTGGCAGCCCGTTCAGCCCACAACTGCTCACCCCTCTCTTCCAGGAAGGAAAGCCTTCCAGCCCAGAACACAGCATCCCCGGGGCGGGGGcgtgtccccctccctcccagggaccTGGCCTCCCTCTCTAGTCTGGGCAGAAGGAGGAAGATCCGCTAAGTGACGGACTTTGGTTCCACCAAAAAAAGCCAGGGCAACGTAAACAGGAGGGTGGGGCTCCCTGCAATCAGGTGGAGTGCAATCTGaaccctggaggcagaggaggaggtggggcaagGGCTTCCCTCCAGCTTGTCCCTCCCCGAGCGGAGAGGCTGATGGGAGGAGCCAGAGCCAGCCCATCGCTTGACCGACGCAGTTCTAGCCTCACTTGGTTCTTCAGCATGTGAGCCAGGGCATGCTCtgccccagcacctgctggggcTGTGGTCTGTGCAGCTGAGGGGGCTCCAGCCAGCGGCTGACCAGGTGCTCTGAGTCTTTAAATGCACAGAACACACCGAGCAAACAGCAGAGCCCCCTCTGATGCCAGAACATGCCGGAACTTCACAGACATCGGCACCCATCAGGGACATGGGGCACAGCCAGCAGGTCAGCAcggcccgccccccgcccctggAACGGCCATCCTGGCACGCGGCACATTTGCACCACGGAGAAAGCGTCTTTTGCTGTGGGACACACTGCAATTCTTGGGCAGGGTCCACTCTGCCTGGTGTTGGGTGGAGGAGACTGAGCAGCCCGCCTCCCCTCCAGGGAACTGGCCCACTTCACAAATAACAGTGCCACTGCGAGTAAAGGAGGGTCGGACTGACCACATCCATTTTCCTCCGAAGAGCTCACGTTGGAAGAAACGAGATGGGGGAGGGGCTAGCTCAGcggtggagcgtgtgcttagcgtgcacgaggtcctgggttcaatccccagcacctccgttaaaaaaagaCCCCTAATTACTTCTgcctcccaaaaaacaaaaagaaaaagaaacgagATTAGAAACGGAACTCTGAACGATCAGGTTTGAGGACTGGGGTGCCAGAGCGGGTGGGGTCCCCCGCCTCCTGAAAGACGGAGTCCTCAAAGCTGACCCTTCCATCCCAAGGCTGACAGCCATGCGGAAAACACCTGCTAAGGTGCCCATGATGAGGAAGGGACGAAATCGCGGCAGTCTGGTCTCTTCTCTCCACTTCCAGCTGTGTCAGAGGGAGCCTGTCCGCCTCGCGGCTCGTCTCCCGCCGCCTGGGGCTCGGGGCGTGCTTTCCTCCTGCAGCGGGGGCGTCACACACGCACTGGGATGGCCGCCAGGAGTCTGTGGCAGGGTTGCCAGCGGGCCTCAGGTCTCGGTGGTGCCACTGCAGACGGCCTCTGGGCGCTCACGCTGGGAACGCTGCCCTGTCCCCGGGTCCCAGCGGCGGGGCCCGACCATGCAGCCCACGCGGGCAGGCGATGACAGCTGAGCTCCCCTGCAACGGCGGGGTCTGTGCGGCCGACGGGGGGCTCTGGGCACCATGCTCCGAAGGGCCTCCGGCCTCCCAATGCTGCACGGGGGGATTCTGTGCCCGGGCCTCCGCAGCTAACCCAGAGCAGACCTGGAGGTTCTCCCGCGTGACCCTGCGGACGGGAGGCCTGCGGCACGTGGCGAGCGATCCCCGGTGCGGGGCCTGAAAGCACAGAGAAGGCACCCAGAAAGCACAACCTTATGAGGACTATGGGACAAGAGGCGGAAACTTCACAACGTGGGAGGGAAGACCAGCAGCGGTGGGGGACAGCATGGGGTCAACACGCGCACAGAGCGTCCCGCGGCAGCAGTCACAACAGCCAGACGCGCGAACAACCCCCACGCCCAGGCGCTGCTGCGTGCACGGACTCGCTGCGGGCCTGACTCTGACCTCACAGGCCAGCCTGGGCAGCACCACCCACACGTCCGCAGCAGTGCGCCCACGGCCGAGAAGGTGCCGGTAGCTTCACTatgcaagagttttttccttgCTGGATCAATCAGTCTTTTGTGGAACTGGATAACTTAACAATGGGCTAATttacagaggtggggagggaggcacaaGGTGGCGGCAGGGGACGTCTGCACACACCTGGTGGGGGGGCCTCACCTTTGCAGGCATTGTCCAGGTCCTCCTTTCCAAACACGAGGCCATAGCCCTGGATGGTGCCCGTGTGGAACTGCAGGTGGAAGACGACGTCGCGGGTGGCCAAGCGGTATCTCTTGTGGTAGCACTTCACCTGGAAACAAGGGCACGCTGTGGACACTGGACCACGGATGACACTGGACCATGGACGAGACTTGACCATGGATAACACCAGACCATGGACAACACCGGGACAACGGACAACAGCCAGATCACAGACAGCACTAGGACCACGGATGACACTGGACCACAGACACTGGACCATGGGTGACACTAGACCACGGGTGACACTCAAGGGGCGCACAGGCAGAGCACTGCAGGAGGGCCCAGGGAGCACCCCACCCCCGAGTCGGGCTGCTGGCGTCACCGCCCCAGGTGTGTGTCCCTCTGAAGTATGCCGAGCTGTCCCAGCAGGGCAGGAAGCCCGCAGCCCTGCGAACTCGGGTGCACTGCACCTCTAACTCTGAGAGACATCCACAGAATGAAATTCCGTGGCCTCTTTTTCCTAGTTTGACCTGAACTCTCCGTGCTTCACCTAAAGCCTCCCTGTCCTCGGGGAAGAAGATGCTGGTCAGGACCTCCTGTAACGTGCTCGATGCTTCTCTGCAGGTTGTAATTCACACAGAGACGGAGAcgcggggtggaggggaggggaggggagagaggcctggCTCTTAAATTCCAGTGCCAGGCTGTCCAGGCGTCCTGAGTGGTCATTTGAGACCAGCCTCCAGAAGCACCAGGGATGTGATTTGACCTTGGGCTGTTTGTGGCGGCCCAGGGTCCTGGGGTGCAGCTCAGGCCTCCAGGGTGACCACAATGACGCACAGGGTGGAGGCACCCCTCTAGGCACCTGGTACCaccaggggagggcaggcaggggaggggccctgAGCATCACTTCCCACCCCAACCTGGGCAGCGCTGGCCACGGGGAGGGCTGGAAGGCCACAGAGGGGCGGCGTGCTGCAGAGAGGggacccctcttccctcccacagcAGGGCAGGGTCCTCTCCAGGGCCCCCAGGGGTCTGCGGCCAGAATCAGCCTGGATTCTGCTCTCAGATGCACAGAATGGAGGGGGcactcccttcaccccacatGCCCAGCAGAAGGGGCACCTGGAGGCTTCAGGGCCCTGCCCAGCCATCTGGAACCAGCCAACAAGAATTCTGCAGAAACGTGAAAACTTCAACTTGCTTGCCAACAGCAGATGGCTCGCCGGCCACACGTCCTCCGGCCCCTCAGCAGGGTCGGATCAGAGGCTGACTTCTCAGCTTCCTTCCAGAATGTGCTGCCTGCCCCTCACTGCACCGGGGCCCACGTCCTGCACTGACCGCTCGGCCGaggcccccaccccagtgccGCAGGTGAGACCCCACAGGACGGTGGTCCCCCACGAGCCTGTGTCCACGGGCTGACGCgacccacctgccctctccccgTGGTGCCTTGGAAGTTAGGGCAAGAGAGGGGATGAGCTggacaaaaggaaagagaggttCAGAGATGCTCCAGTCTGGGTGCTCAAGTCTTTATAAACACTGAGGTGCGGCCCAGTTGCCCAAAACACGGCCTCCAGGCACTGATCTCCCCTAAGCAGgaggccccaggccaggccagcccgCAGATGGCACCCCGGACCGCCAGCAGCGGGCCAGTGCCCATGGGCAGGTGGAGCCCGGGGGACCCGGGGCCGGGCACCTCCCTGGGCCCAGCGAGACTTGGGTGTCTGAAGACGCCTAGTTTTTCCAGGGACAAGAAGGgctcagggggagggagggggagcctccCAAGAACAGCCCCCTCCTGAGACCTGAGCCCCCCCCGAAGCCCTCCCACTGTTTCATGGTGGATGGACCTCCCTCCCCGCTGCTTAGGGTGGACCCCCCACctgtcccactcctgggcacctCAGGAATGACCCCGGCTGTCTCCCGAAGGCACAGAAGACCACGGGTGTCTCCCTCATTCGGGGTCTGGGCGGCTCTGACCGGAGAGGGGATGGACCCATCCTACAGGAGCCCTGCCGGGGGGCCTCCGCAGAGCCGGACTGATCACCATCCACGACGGCAAACCTCGGTGGCGTTGGTGACAAGAGACCAGAATCACCTGTCTACGTGCCATGGGAGAACTGCTGAagatatcaagtgttggtgatgTTGCATAAAGATTCGAGCCACCAAGGTCTGCAATTTACCCCTCATCCATCTACGTTAGCAGTTTTATTTACCTAGGTCTCCCCAGCGAGTCTCTAGGACATGGCAATCCTTGGCCTTCAGATTTTAGACTATCTGCATTTGAAAGGACACTCACAAGAGCCAGTGCTCAACTTTGCACGAGGGGAAAACAGTGAAACAGtgggaaaacagagggaaaaactgaAACAGTGAGTGGGGCACCAAAGGCCATCGGCTGTCACAGGCCATCCTCCAAAGCCCACAGCGGAGACACACGGTGTGGGTGGGGTTGGCCTGCGGCTCGGGGAACACCCTTACTTCCTCTGGCGACACGactttctctgttttaaaatcaCGGCCTTGCGAATTTGTGACAAGGATCAAATCAACACCGTGTAGGAACACAGTATGTGAATCCAAACATTTGCTGTATCTGCTGCGTTTTATGCACTTGTTACCAACGGCCCTGAGAGAAACATTCTCCAACAATCTGGAGCCTAAAGActgacacattttaatttttttaatttaaaaaattaaaaaaaaatttaaatgactgaTATACTACCAGACCTGCTTAATCCTGAGGTGGCACTggtgtgtttttatttcacaCTTTCCACCTACAGGAGTAAAAGCACCTTGGACCAAGGGGTATTTTCCCCACGTGCAAAACTGAGACCCAGCTCTTGGAATTGTCGTTTCAAATGCAAATATTCTAAAATCTGAAGGCCAAGGGTTGATGCGTTCTAGAAATTCCAAACCAGAAGACGCGTTCCCCGGAGCAACTGCCTCAGGGTCAGAGGTCAGCCCTCTGGGGTCccagtccctgcccctcccctggccagCCTGGTCAGTGGAGGCCCCTCTTCAGTTCCATCCTCCCTCAGTCATCAAAGCTGCCATGTGCCCCCTCCAGGAAGAGGGTCACCTGTTTCCACCCACTTTGCTGGTGGCCCCGGTGGCCATCTAGACGGCCCCAAGGAATGTGTGTCCTCAAAGACGCAGCCACAGCCACAAACCCTAAGGTTTCACAAGCCTGTCGGCTGCCCTGGTGAGTCAGAGTGCCTGCGTTAGCCAGGGCCAGCGTGCTTTCACTCAGATGGAGGCCACAGTGATGTCAGAGGGTGGCAGGGCCCCGCGGCCCAGCGGGGGTGAAAGACACCTGACAGCGCATACTCGCAGGGagatacacagacagacacacgaCCGCCTCCGACAACAGCCCCCGCAGGAGCAAGTCTGGGGACCCCGGGCGCATCCTCTGCCCGGATGTCACCCAAGTGCCCTGAGTAGGAAGCAGGAGCTACGCAGGCTGGTCACTGGGGCCGGGTCGGGGCCGCCACCACGGCGGCGGTATTCAGCGGCCACGGAGCACCAGCAGAGACAGCAAGACAAGGCACGCGGCTGAGAAAGTGTTTACCAGCCCTCAGGGCCTGGACAGCGGCCAGGCTCCCAGCGGCCTCGCCCACGCGGATTCCTCAGCGAGGTTACATACCGACAAGCCGGCAGCCCCCAACGGCAGCGAGTCTGCTGAGCGCCTGAGGGGGTGGCCTCGAAAATCTGGCCCTCGGGCGAGCACAGTGCAAAGACGGGGAGGTGGAGTGGGGgtgtgcagagggagggagggacagcccTCCCGCCAGCCccccaggggaagggaggaaggacggAGCCCTCCACCTTCCCACACAGGGTTCCCAACCAGCCAGAGCGGACACGGCCTTACCCCTCGGAACTCGACCCCCGAGACCCGTGTTAACCGGTCTCAACACAGAATCCCAGGGGCGGGAAGTGGGGGGCCCTGTAAGCAGAGGAGATGAGCCCACAGACCCCATGAGGATGCAGGGAGGAGACGGCACCTGTGACAAGGATGCATTCACCAAACTCCAGGAGGGAAAAATCCGAGGATGATGTCGCCTCAGAACAGTGGCCGGGGCCGCCAGCTGGCCCGGGGAGCCCCTCCTGCCATCCAGAGCCCAGCACACACCAGACAGACAGCCTGGCCGAGCCCTCAGCCCCTGCGGTGGGAACTCAGACACGCATTCCCTGCAGCTAGGAGTCCGTCCAAGTCCCGGCCTCTGCCAGGTTCTCGCTGAGAGATGAAAACGCCTGTGTATTTGAACCTTTACACAGTGAAGGCCCTGAAGCGTCCCCTCCCCCGACGCAGCTTCCTCCACTTGAGGGCCGTCTGCTGGGTCCACAGAGGAGGACGCCAGGTGCTAACTGGCCAGAATGCAGGACCAGGCAAACCAAAGTtcacctgagctgggagaggctgggaggagacgTGCAGGAGGGCAGCTCAGGCTGCCCCCAGGACACTCTGCCACCACGAGGGACATTCCGGGCACCTGCCCTTCCTGTGCGGTTTCTTGGGCTGTCTTCAGGTGGAGCCAACAGCCCTGGGGTTTCGAGCAAGGAGCCAATGGACTGCGCTCTGAGTGTGGCTGCGCTGACACCCAGGGCCCGTCCCCGAGTGCCTCTTCCTCCCCAGGCTGGGATCACCACTCCCGCCCCAGGAGAGGCCGAGGGCTTACCTGTTCCAGGTGGGCTTGAGCACAGTGGGGACTCACCACCTGGAGGGAGAAGAAACACGGTCAGCAGGTGCGTCCTCTCTCTCCAGGGAAAACGAGGCATCACGGCCAGGTGAGGCTCCCATGCCCGCATCCACCCCGACCACAGGCACGGCCCCAGAGCCCCAGCATCGCAGGACACAAAGACCCGACTTAGCGAGTGCAAGCTTTTGCTCACTTCTTTTGTAAATTCGGGGTGCTTTTCGGAGACTGCATGAAACCAGGGCGCCTGCCCCCAAGAGAAGTGCCCACGGCTCGTAAACACAGACCCTCATCTCTAATGGGGGGGACCTGGGGGACTCCCAGCTGGTGCCAGCCCTCCTCACCCAGCAGTGGGGGGAGCGGGGCCAGGAGAAGGAGGCGGGGCTCCACCTGGGGGTCTTCCAGCCGCCCCCCGCACCCCCCACAAACACACCCAGGGCTCCCATTCATGAAGCGAACGCCTTTCCTAGAACGATTTCCACAAGCGGAACTGAAAACAGAGTCGAACGGGAGGCAAGCTCAGCACAGACACTTCACCCTAGGCTGGAGCTCCGAGCATGAGCCGGTGGGAGGGGGTCCCTTTGGCGCCACCACCACCGGCCCCTGCAGACGTGAGTGCACGGAGGAAGACACACGGGCCAGCGTGATGAGGACACCACTGCAGTCAGGTCATGAGAGACACAGCTGCCGGCAGCCGGGATGACAGACCTAATGGAGACAAAGACCCCGGAGCAGGTGGGACCCCTGCTCCACCCCCTCCTGGCCATGGGGCCTCGGGCTCTGATCACCCTGGGCCTCGACTTCATGGTCCGAGAGCCGCAGGGAGAAGGAGCCTGTGGTCTCAGAACAGGGCAGCCTCCCTAGGCAGGCAGGGCGGTCGGCAGGGGAGGGGACCAGCTCGTGCGGCTCCGGAAGGCCCAGATCCTGGCACTGCAAGCCGGACCAGCTCCCGTGAGCTGCCTCCTGGCTCTGTTCCCCCAGGACTCCTTGCATCCCCATCCTCAGAGACTTTTCTGAAAGTGTGCACAGCAGGAGAAACTGCAGGGATCTGACGAACTGTCCTTGTGGGCTGGAGTGTGCAGCCGGTGACCTTGGCTCCTGCCACGACAACTATTTATAGTTCCTATGCCAAGGAACTTCTTTTACCAAGTTCCTCAAGGAATGTGACACACAGTCATTCATTTGTCTGGGGCGTGTCATTACTCCCCCAGGACTCTGACTCACGCTCTTGCCTGGGGCAGGGCCCTCTCCCTGggaccccatcccctcccctacacccagcagccccctccccgcacactccacagcccctcccactgcccagagTGGCTGACCCAACAGTTGGCTTT
This genomic stretch from Camelus dromedarius isolate mCamDro1 chromosome 32, mCamDro1.pat, whole genome shotgun sequence harbors:
- the LOC135319793 gene encoding uncharacterized protein LOC135319793 — translated: MEHARRPEALLRLCGPRLLGPCFFTLEAGGLAGKGVRLCPEWGSLRPPPSPVSRLSWRGDRRRPGGLLETATLLLEKEPRIGPGASAALQLPRKPGGESPLCSSPPGTARTWQRPGLGRTPSCRECVSEFPPQGLRARPGCLSGVCWALDGRRGSPGQLAAPATVLRRHHPRIFPSWSLVNASLSQVKCYHKRYRLATRDVVFHLQFHTGTIQGYGLVFGKEDLDNACKGPAPGIARHVPQASRPQGHAGEPPGLLWVSCGGPGTESPRAALGGRRPFGAWCPEPPVGRTDPAVAGELSCHRLPAWAAWSGPAAGTRGQGSVPSVSAQRPSAVAPPRPEARWQPCHRLLAAIPVRV